A genomic window from Solanum dulcamara chromosome 11, daSolDulc1.2, whole genome shotgun sequence includes:
- the LOC129873139 gene encoding non-classical arabinogalactan protein 31-like, producing MAFVPTKSLGFILTLLLVTSFTVLGQNDAGIVTSELAPHSSVNSPPVEAPKPPKGGHHHHKHHSQPPASPPSHSSPPPAHSPSKPPTPPAHSPKKPPSPPVKPSTPPAHSPKKPPSPPVKPPTPPAHSPSKPPSPPVKPSPPPAHPPIKPPSPLPTRQFVGVRGVVYCKSCKYRGVETLLGASPIQGAVVKLACNNTKYHLTSLGTTDKNGYFFIQPKWLTTAGYHKCKVFLAKSPKAECSVPTNFHNGKSGAMLIPAPPSPMTSSKPAEPGVKLYNVGPFAFEPSKNLPCKTM from the exons ATGGCTTTTGTTCCAACAAAGTCCCTCGGGTTTATTCTTACTTTATTACTAGTTACTTCCTTTACAGTTCTTGGTCAAAATGATGCTGGCATTGTGACTTCAGAACTAGCTCCTCATTCCTCCGTTAACTCCCCACCTGTTGAAGCCCCTAAGCCTCCTAAAGGAGGCCACCACCATCATAAACACCACTCCCAACCCCCTGCTTCTCCTCCCTCCCACTCATCACCACCACCAGCACATTCTCCTAGTAAACCACCAACTCCACCAGCTCATTCACCTAAAAAACCACCGTCTCCTCCTGTTAAACCATCAACCCCACCAGCTCATTCACCTAAAAAACCACCGTCTCCTCCTGTAAAACCACCAACTCCACCAGCTCATTCTCCTAGCAAACCACCATCTCCGCCAGTTAAACCATCACCTCCACCAGCTCATCCACCTATTAAACCACCGTCTCCTCTTCCGACGAGGCAGTTTGTAGGTGTAAGGGGAGTCGTTTACTGCAAATCTTGCAAGTATAGGGGGGTTGAGACCCTCTTGGGAGCTTCTCCAATTCAGG GTGCGGTAGTGAAGCTAGCATGTAACAACACAAAGTACCACTTAACAAGTCTAGGCACAACAGACAAGAATGGTTACTTCTTCATTCAACCAAAATGGTTGACCACAGCAGGTTACCACAAGTGCAAGGTGTTCTTAGCAAAATCACCCAAAGCAGAATGCAGTGTTCCAACAAATTTCCACAATGGTAAAAGTGGAGCCATGTTGATCCCTGCACCCCCATCTCCCATGACATCATCAAAGCCAGCAGAACCTGGGGTTAAGCTCTATAATGTGGGACCTTTTGCTTTTGAACCTTCAAAGAATCTGCCTTGCAAGACTATGTAA